In the Solibacillus sp. FSL K6-1523 genome, one interval contains:
- a CDS encoding ABC transporter ATP-binding protein, with amino-acid sequence MRTLFQFVKRYKIAAIFALIFMLLELAFELVQPLFMAKMINEGLLQDNLHNVVFWGGWLFGLTILSLVSGIFNSFFSSHVAQSFAYDLRNALYSKIQSLTMATYLTFPTSGLITRLTSDTTQVSSMVFMLLRIAMRAPLMAVGSLVLAFYVNAKLALILCVSTPFLVIFLIWMISRGIKLFARVQSRLDAVNKQLQEGLQAVRLIKAYMRGQYEESRFQAVAENLKFDTMKATRLMEVALPILQFVLNVSLLIIIWVGAQLIDTNNILVGDLVAVVNYAFRMTAAFSIFSFIIIAYARAKASAERIEPILNTIEGTEEVAENTEPMFSQFAIRFEHVSFAYPIAEENTLHDLNFSVKAGEKVAIMGATGSGKSTILQLIEKFYDATEGEIFINEDNIKDIPLQQLRSSIAYVPQQSILFSGTILENLRWGQQDATDEQLIDATKKAQIHEAIERFELGYETIIGQKGVNLSGGQKQRLAIARALLKEAPLLILDDSTSALDVATEKQLWEALDTEQMTLLVVTQKVQTAQTADLILLLHEGQIHAFGSHDELFATNSLYKQIVASQLEVHGR; translated from the coding sequence ATGAGAACCTTATTCCAATTTGTAAAACGTTATAAAATCGCGGCCATTTTTGCACTTATTTTTATGCTGTTAGAGCTTGCCTTTGAGCTTGTCCAGCCATTATTTATGGCAAAAATGATTAATGAAGGATTACTTCAAGATAACTTACATAATGTCGTATTTTGGGGTGGCTGGCTGTTTGGACTGACGATTTTGTCGTTAGTTAGTGGGATTTTTAACTCCTTCTTCTCTTCTCACGTTGCACAAAGTTTCGCCTATGATTTACGGAATGCACTTTATTCAAAAATCCAGTCCCTTACGATGGCGACGTATTTAACGTTTCCAACATCCGGTTTAATTACGCGTTTAACGAGTGACACGACTCAAGTTTCATCAATGGTGTTCATGTTATTACGCATTGCAATGAGAGCCCCTTTAATGGCCGTCGGATCACTTGTGTTGGCATTTTACGTCAATGCAAAGTTAGCGCTTATTCTTTGTGTTAGTACACCGTTTTTAGTGATTTTCCTCATTTGGATGATTTCACGCGGCATCAAACTTTTTGCACGCGTCCAATCTCGCTTAGATGCGGTGAACAAGCAACTACAGGAAGGCTTGCAGGCGGTGCGGTTAATTAAAGCGTATATGCGCGGACAGTATGAAGAAAGCCGTTTTCAAGCAGTTGCAGAAAATTTAAAGTTCGATACGATGAAAGCGACCCGATTAATGGAAGTTGCCCTACCGATTTTGCAGTTCGTCTTAAATGTTAGCTTGCTTATTATCATTTGGGTTGGTGCACAGCTCATTGATACAAACAATATTCTAGTTGGAGATTTAGTTGCGGTTGTCAATTATGCATTCCGTATGACTGCTGCGTTTTCCATTTTCTCGTTCATCATTATCGCCTATGCACGCGCGAAAGCATCTGCAGAGCGCATCGAACCAATTTTAAACACGATAGAGGGAACGGAGGAAGTCGCGGAAAATACAGAGCCGATGTTCTCACAATTTGCGATTCGCTTCGAGCATGTATCCTTTGCCTACCCTATTGCTGAAGAAAACACATTGCATGATTTGAACTTTTCCGTTAAAGCAGGTGAAAAAGTGGCAATAATGGGCGCTACAGGTTCAGGAAAATCAACTATTTTACAGCTCATTGAGAAATTTTATGATGCAACAGAGGGCGAAATATTTATTAATGAGGACAATATTAAAGATATTCCATTGCAGCAGCTGCGTAGTTCCATTGCTTATGTGCCGCAGCAATCCATCCTCTTCTCTGGAACAATTTTAGAGAATTTACGCTGGGGGCAACAGGATGCAACAGATGAACAACTTATAGATGCTACAAAAAAAGCCCAAATTCATGAAGCAATAGAACGATTTGAGCTTGGCTATGAAACGATTATCGGACAAAAAGGAGTTAATTTATCAGGCGGACAAAAACAACGCCTTGCCATTGCTCGTGCATTGTTAAAAGAAGCGCCTTTACTTATTCTAGATGATAGTACGTCCGCGCTTGATGTCGCGACAGAAAAACAGCTTTGGGAAGCACTAGATACAGAACAAATGACGCTGCTCGTTGTCACACAAAAAGTTCAAACTGCGCAAACAGCGGACCTTATTTTATTGCTTCACGAAGGACAAATCCATGCTTTTGGATCGCATGATGAACTTTTTGCAACAAACAGTTTGTATAAGCAAATTGTCGCATCACAACTGGAGGTGCACGGCAGGTGA
- a CDS encoding ABC transporter ATP-binding protein, which produces MKPFDYERLITKEQLKTASGKKKKGARAENWTYTLKRIFDFIAEQKMRLFLVLLLVIMSSVLALVGPFIIGRLLDRFVAEGIFSTLDTWLYALVLVYFLYGFASYFQNYFMVGVAQQTVFRIRTSLYTHFFQLPLRFFDKRKHGELMSRATNDMETISATLNSAFIQVVSSVLTLTGTIGVMLYLSPALTLVTLITVPIMFYGMRWITKRTSLLFKHQQAAIGELNGLIEESITGQHVVKAFSQESEMLRQFEEKNKRLHTVGFWALTYSGFIPKLMNALNSLSFAIVALIGGIFAYYGHISIGTIVIFTEYARQFTRPLNDLANQFNTVLSALAGAERVFLILDEKEDNIAGEHVALSGDVTFNNVSFQYEADAKTPTLSNVSFQIEAGQSVALIGQTGAGKTTIMQLLTGLYEKTDGEILFDGVPIESISKASLREQMAFVLQDPFLFEMSIKENIRYGRLDATDEEVIEAAKKANAHTFIEKLPDQYDTILSSDGSQISQGQKQLLSIARAFVANPKILLLDEATSSIDTITELHIQAALEKLMENRTSFIIAHRLNTIRKVDYVVVLNQGKIIEQGPRQKLLEQQGVFGQMLNV; this is translated from the coding sequence GTGAAACCATTTGACTATGAACGACTCATAACAAAAGAGCAATTAAAAACGGCGAGCGGCAAAAAGAAAAAAGGGGCTCGCGCAGAAAACTGGACGTACACATTGAAGCGAATTTTTGATTTTATTGCCGAGCAAAAGATGCGCCTTTTCCTAGTGTTGCTACTCGTCATTATGAGTTCTGTACTGGCACTCGTGGGACCATTTATTATTGGTCGATTGCTCGATCGTTTCGTTGCAGAGGGCATTTTCAGTACGCTTGACACTTGGCTTTATGCGCTCGTGCTCGTTTACTTTTTATACGGCTTTGCGAGCTATTTTCAAAACTATTTCATGGTTGGTGTCGCCCAGCAAACGGTTTTTCGCATTCGAACAAGCCTGTATACACACTTCTTTCAATTACCGTTACGCTTTTTTGATAAACGGAAGCACGGGGAATTAATGAGTCGCGCAACGAATGATATGGAAACGATAAGTGCGACATTAAATAGTGCGTTCATCCAAGTTGTTTCGAGTGTTTTAACGTTAACTGGTACGATTGGCGTTATGCTTTATTTAAGCCCTGCCCTTACACTCGTAACACTTATTACCGTGCCGATTATGTTTTACGGGATGCGCTGGATTACAAAGCGCACAAGCCTACTATTCAAGCACCAGCAAGCTGCAATCGGTGAGTTAAACGGACTCATTGAGGAATCCATTACAGGGCAGCATGTCGTCAAAGCATTTTCACAAGAGTCAGAAATGCTACGTCAATTTGAAGAGAAAAATAAACGTCTCCATACAGTGGGCTTTTGGGCGCTAACTTATTCAGGCTTCATTCCCAAACTGATGAATGCGTTGAATAGCTTAAGTTTTGCCATTGTCGCGCTTATTGGTGGGATATTTGCTTATTATGGTCATATTTCGATTGGGACAATTGTTATTTTCACCGAATACGCACGTCAATTCACACGACCGTTAAATGATTTAGCGAACCAATTTAATACCGTGCTTTCTGCATTAGCAGGTGCCGAGCGAGTGTTTTTAATTTTGGATGAGAAAGAAGACAATATCGCAGGTGAACATGTGGCATTAAGCGGAGATGTTACGTTTAATAATGTGTCGTTCCAATATGAAGCCGATGCGAAAACACCGACGTTATCCAATGTTTCCTTTCAAATTGAAGCGGGACAATCCGTTGCACTCATCGGTCAAACGGGTGCGGGAAAAACAACAATTATGCAACTGTTAACTGGTCTTTATGAAAAGACAGATGGTGAGATTTTATTTGACGGTGTGCCGATTGAGTCCATTTCAAAAGCTTCTTTACGTGAACAAATGGCATTCGTCTTGCAAGACCCATTTTTATTTGAAATGTCCATTAAAGAAAATATTCGATACGGTCGATTAGATGCAACAGATGAAGAGGTCATCGAAGCGGCGAAAAAAGCGAATGCCCATACGTTTATTGAGAAATTACCCGATCAATATGACACCATTCTATCATCAGATGGTAGTCAAATTTCACAAGGGCAAAAGCAGCTTCTATCCATTGCACGGGCATTTGTTGCGAATCCGAAAATCTTACTGCTAGATGAAGCGACAAGCAGCATCGATACAATTACCGAGCTCCATATTCAAGCTGCCCTTGAAAAATTAATGGAAAACCGCACAAGCTTCATCATCGCCCATCGTCTAAATACGATTCGTAAAGTCGATTATGTTGTCGTGTTAAATCAAGGGAAAATTATAGAGCAAGGACCGCGCCAAAAACTGCTGGAGCAGCAAGGTGTGTTTGGACAAATGCTCAACGTGTAA
- a CDS encoding CPBP family intramembrane glutamic endopeptidase — protein MELLQLKQFKIRWFILYGVGVFIGITIFSFIMPDAPSKQEWVTLCISICLLLYVLYQSKKHQFTYSEAQVGEVMTGTRWTKYLSLTGCLQLAAYTSGVAALMFVFLRFENNIREFFFNFLNVEEIVHVPPIVYILFFVNICILAPIWEELFFRGILLRRLTIKWSPQKSIIVSSLLFGLIHINPLTIIFAFFLGCVLGYVYLKTKSIIVPIVVHSFSNFFAFLQFIWANRSSAELLPTTEGAQLTLRISVITFVVACLIALVIGLKYYKSFRNLTLPHKNADVPFD, from the coding sequence TTGGAATTACTTCAATTGAAACAATTTAAAATACGTTGGTTCATTTTATACGGAGTTGGTGTATTTATTGGAATCACGATCTTCTCGTTCATTATGCCAGATGCACCAAGTAAGCAGGAATGGGTGACACTTTGTATTTCCATCTGTTTATTACTGTATGTATTGTATCAATCCAAGAAACATCAATTTACGTATAGCGAGGCACAGGTTGGCGAAGTGATGACGGGGACTCGGTGGACGAAATATTTGTCATTAACGGGTTGTTTACAATTAGCTGCATATACGAGTGGGGTCGCAGCATTGATGTTTGTATTTTTACGATTTGAAAATAATATTCGAGAGTTTTTCTTTAATTTTTTAAACGTAGAAGAAATCGTACACGTGCCACCCATTGTGTATATTTTATTTTTCGTAAATATCTGTATTTTGGCACCAATATGGGAGGAACTATTTTTTAGAGGGATTTTACTAAGACGTTTGACAATCAAATGGAGCCCGCAAAAAAGTATTATCGTTTCATCGCTTCTTTTTGGTTTGATTCATATCAATCCACTGACAATCATATTTGCTTTCTTCCTAGGCTGTGTGTTAGGGTACGTTTATTTGAAAACGAAATCAATCATTGTGCCAATTGTTGTACATAGTTTTAGCAATTTTTTCGCGTTCCTTCAATTTATTTGGGCGAATCGAAGTTCAGCTGAATTACTACCAACGACGGAAGGGGCACAGTTGACATTACGTATTAGCGTGATTACATTTGTAGTCGCTTGTCTCATTGCACTTGTCATTGGACTCAAATATTATAAAAGTTTCCGCAATTTAACGCTTCCACATAAAAACGCCGATGTTCCATTTGATTAA